ATTAACGCTGCGGCCAGGGTGAACGGCATTTCGTATAGCAGGCTGATCGATGGGCTGAAGAAGGCTGGCGTTGAGGTAAACCGGAAGATGCTTGCCGAGCTTGCTATCAATGACATGGCTGCCTTCAGTGAGCTTGTTCAGGTTGCAAAAGGCAGTTCCGGGGAGTAGGATCAGGCATGGTACCTGGTGGCTGTGCTGGTAGCCATCTACCTCAGATAACGAGCGTTCGAAACCCGCGGGTACAATATATTCGAAAGCTTTACCAGAAGAAATACCGCGACAGGGAGGGAAGGTTTGCGATTGAAGGGGTTCGCTTCATCGAAGAGGCCCTGGCGAGCGGTGCCAGGCTTCACGCAGCCTTCTTCGCGCCCGACCTCCTTGAGAGCGACCGGGGCCGCCTCCTCGCCGAACGGTTGAGGGAGCGGCCTGTTGATTGTTTCACAGTATCCCGCCATGTCCTCGATGCGGTCGCCGATGTCGCCACGACGCAGGGTATATGCGCGGTTGCGGAGAAGCTCGAGCCGCGGCTGGATGAGGTGGTGACCCAACCCAGCCCCCTCATTGTAGTGCTTCATAACCTCCAGGATCCAGGAAATGTTGGAACCATTATACGCACGGCCTCCGCCGCCGGGGCGAGCGGGGTTATTCTTACCGGGTCGACTGCCGATGAATACAATCCGAAGACGCTGCGCGCGACCATGGGGGCGATTTTCAATATCCCCACCGTGCGCGTTGCCAGCCTGCTGGAGTTGCTACAGACGCTCAGGTCCGCCGGTATAAGCACCGTCGCGGGCGACGCTGGGGCCAAAACTATGTATTTCAACCATGATTTTCGCGTACCCGTCGCGATCCTCGTGGGCAACGAAGGTTCGGGACTCCGGGGCGATATCTTGAATTCTGTGGAGGAAGCCGTGGCTATTCCCATGCCTGGGCGGGCAGAATCCTTGAACGTGGCGGTTGCTGCATCGCTTTTAATCTATGAAGCCTTGCGGCAGAGGATGAACGTGTGATATAATTCAACGTAAAGATTTCCCCAGAAGCCTCGAAAGGGTGTGGTTCCTGGATGCTGCTGACCGCCGATTTCTTTTGGAGGATCTTTGAGGCAACGGGTTCCATCACTGCATACCTCATCTATCGACGGCTCAGGACGCAGTAGAAACGATGGGGGCGGCTGGAGGAGGGGCCTTGCTGCAATAAGACACACAGGAACACGGTTAACACGGTTTAAGTGATTCAAGGCGTGATATATTTCGTAACAAATTGAAGAAAGGCGATGACGGGGAAGAGTAGGTGGACGGCGGCCCGCAAGGGAGGGGGCACCGGAGACTGCAAGTGTCCCTAGGGCCTGGTCCGCTGAAGTTCGCCCCCGAGCTGCAGGCTGAAAGCCGCGGGCAAGTAGGCCGCGCCGGGCACCGGCCGTTACACGGGGTACGTACATACATTAGAGCATCACCGGTCAGGGTGGTAATACGGGGTTTACAGCCCCCGTCCTTGTGACGGGGGCTGTAATTTTTGGTGTAGGGTTTTCCTGGTGGACTTGGTGTAGGAGTTTAGAAAAAGGGGAAGGATTTCTAGGAGAATAGGAGAAGGGGAAGAACAGGAGGCGAGTCTATGCGCGACGAGGTTCAACGAATTATTACGCAAGCATTGCAGGAGCTCGATGCTGCCCGGACCCTCAACGATCTCGAGGGTCTCAGGGTGAAATATCTCGGCCGCAAGGGTTTTATAACGCTCCTCCTGAGGAGGCTGGGTGAGCTTTCCCCGGATCAGAGGCCGGAGGTCGGCAGGCTCATCAATGACGCTCGCACATCTTTTGAGGAAAGGCTCCAGAGCCGCAGGAGGGAGCTTGCAGCCATTGAGCGCGAGAGGGCGCTCGCGAGCGAGATAATTGATATAACCATGCCAGGAAGACGCCCAGCTATTGGAGGCATGCACCCTGTGACCATAATCTACAATGAGCTTGAGCGCATCTTTTCGCGACTAGGTTTTGAGGTTGTCACGGGCCCTGAAATCGAGCTGGATTACTATAATTTTGAAGCCTTGAATGTGCCCAAGTATCATCCCGCGCGCGATATCCAGGATACGTTCTATATCGCAGAAGATGTGGTGCTCAGGACCCATACCTCCCCCATGCAGGTGCGGGCAATGGAAAAGCGTAAACCCCCTATCAGGATCGTCGTCCCTGG
This portion of the Bacillota bacterium genome encodes:
- a CDS encoding RNA methyltransferase; this translates as MVPGGCAGSHLPQITSVRNPRVQYIRKLYQKKYRDREGRFAIEGVRFIEEALASGARLHAAFFAPDLLESDRGRLLAERLRERPVDCFTVSRHVLDAVADVATTQGICAVAEKLEPRLDEVVTQPSPLIVVLHNLQDPGNVGTIIRTASAAGASGVILTGSTADEYNPKTLRATMGAIFNIPTVRVASLLELLQTLRSAGISTVAGDAGAKTMYFNHDFRVPVAILVGNEGSGLRGDILNSVEEAVAIPMPGRAESLNVAVAASLLIYEALRQRMNV
- a CDS encoding YqzL family protein; translated protein: MLLTADFFWRIFEATGSITAYLIYRRLRTQ
- the pheS gene encoding phenylalanine--tRNA ligase subunit alpha, with translation MRDEVQRIITQALQELDAARTLNDLEGLRVKYLGRKGFITLLLRRLGELSPDQRPEVGRLINDARTSFEERLQSRRRELAAIERERALASEIIDITMPGRRPAIGGMHPVTIIYNELERIFSRLGFEVVTGPEIELDYYNFEALNVPKYHPARDIQDTFYIAEDVVLRTHTSPMQVRAMEKRKPPIRIVVPGRVYRSDASDASHSPMFHQLEGLAVDEDVTFADLKGTLAVFARELFGPQTDVRFRPSYFPFTEPSAEVDISCMICGGRGCRVCKNTGWLEVLGSGMVHPNVLRNVGYDPEEVSGFAFGMGVDRIAMLKFGIDDMRLLFENDVRLLRQF